In Candidatus Ryanbacteria bacterium CG10_big_fil_rev_8_21_14_0_10_43_42, the following are encoded in one genomic region:
- a CDS encoding glutamate--tRNA ligase, translating to MIRTRMAPSPTGWFHVGTARTALFNYLFTRKNKGIFVLRIEDTDKERSEKRYEEDLISNLAWLGITWDELYRQSERTDLYEKHIINLLTEGKAFYCAHTKEELDAEKHAQMQDKKAPHHRCSHRDENRSEGIIRFRNDTEGNVSFDDSIRGTVTVNAAHLGDFSIAKNVKTPLFNLANVVDDVDMNITHVIRGEDHIPNTPRQILLFHALAAKIPLYAHLPLILGTDRSKLSKRHGETSLASYKEMGFLSEALINFMALLGWSPGNDKELFSMDELIKEFSLEHVQKSGAIFNQDKLTWINEEYIRALSLNDLMDRILPFLKKNMIPTNDLSYTAHIVAIEQSRLKTLSDITTESVSFFFNNPEYDFDLLPWKGQQDVHSLTENLSAVMEILHPLDDTVFSKEHLETIIMPLAKNRGIGETLWPLRVALSGRKASPGPFEIMSVIGKKITMQRIEYAQMLIQKKLDHMQ from the coding sequence ATGATACGAACACGCATGGCCCCCAGCCCCACGGGGTGGTTTCATGTCGGTACGGCACGTACCGCACTGTTTAACTATCTTTTCACCCGTAAAAATAAGGGGATATTTGTGCTTCGCATTGAAGATACCGACAAAGAACGTTCCGAAAAACGTTATGAAGAAGATCTCATCTCAAACCTTGCATGGCTTGGTATTACATGGGATGAGTTATACCGCCAATCAGAACGCACCGATCTTTATGAAAAACATATAATAAATCTTCTAACAGAGGGAAAAGCGTTTTATTGTGCGCACACAAAAGAAGAATTGGATGCCGAGAAACATGCACAAATGCAGGATAAAAAAGCACCGCATCATCGATGTAGTCATCGTGATGAAAATCGTTCGGAAGGTATTATTCGTTTTCGCAACGATACCGAAGGAAATGTTTCGTTTGATGACAGTATCCGCGGAACCGTTACCGTAAACGCGGCTCATCTGGGCGATTTTTCCATTGCAAAAAATGTAAAAACACCCTTGTTTAACCTGGCAAATGTCGTAGATGATGTCGATATGAATATTACTCACGTTATCCGTGGAGAGGATCATATACCAAACACCCCGCGCCAAATCCTTCTTTTCCACGCTCTTGCCGCTAAAATACCCCTTTACGCTCATCTGCCACTTATATTAGGAACCGATCGTTCCAAGCTTTCAAAGCGCCATGGCGAAACATCTCTCGCCTCCTATAAGGAGATGGGCTTCCTATCAGAAGCACTTATAAACTTCATGGCACTCCTGGGATGGAGTCCGGGAAATGATAAAGAATTATTCTCAATGGATGAACTAATAAAAGAATTCTCGCTTGAACATGTCCAAAAAAGTGGCGCTATTTTTAATCAGGATAAGCTCACATGGATAAATGAGGAATATATACGCGCACTTTCTTTGAATGATCTCATGGACCGTATTCTGCCCTTTCTGAAAAAAAATATGATTCCTACAAACGATTTATCTTACACTGCCCATATTGTTGCCATAGAACAATCCCGACTTAAAACTCTTTCAGATATTACTACCGAAAGTGTTTCTTTCTTTTTTAACAATCCAGAATATGATTTTGATCTTCTTCCTTGGAAAGGACAACAAGATGTACATTCTCTCACGGAAAATCTTTCTGCTGTAATGGAGATACTACACCCGTTAGATGATACCGTATTTTCAAAAGAGCATCTGGAAACCATTATAATGCCGCTTGCTAAAAATCGTGGAATCGGCGAAACGCTATGGCCTCTCCGCGTGGCGCTTTCCGGCAGAAAAGCATCTCCCGGACCATTTGAGATAATGAGTGTCATAGGCAAAAAAATAACAATGCAACGAATAGAGTATGCGCAGATGCTTATCCAGAAAAAATTAGATCATATGCAATGA